Genomic segment of Coturnix japonica isolate 7356 chromosome 24, Coturnix japonica 2.1, whole genome shotgun sequence:
TCAGGGTGGGTGAGGCAGGAGGAATCCAGAGCGACGGAAGGGAGCGGAGCATCGGGAGAAGGAGGAGCGACATTTACACATCTCCCTACACCCAAAAGGTGGGGGCTTCTTCCAATCATGCCTCAAAACTAAATGTTTGCCCTTAGGATACACGGCACGTATTGCATCTATGAATTACACCTCCGAAAAGGGCAACATCCTTTAAAAAGCGCAACGATGACATTATTATCCTCACCATTTCTTCAATAAGAGGGTTGATTCTATCAGCAGCgctgggaggaaggggggggagggtgaAAGCAGGCTGTAGAGCTATTAAACGCATCTCAATACCCGGaggagcccagcacacagccgCATCGCTGTAGAACAGAACCCCACAACCGGACCGGACCATCCCGGAGCCCAAcacccacctgcagccccagcgCTGCCAGACCCACCGCTCCGAGCGCCGCCGTCGCGGCAATGGGGCCGCCGGGAAGAGGAAGCGACGACAGCGGGCGGGGGGCACCTGGCGGCGGGGAGGAGGGACGGCAGTCGCCGCTGGAAGGGGATGGGACCGGCTGTACCCGCAGGCTGAGAGCGCACAGCCCCGGCATCCTTACCGACATCACTACTTACGCTCCTCGCTCTGTTGGATAGCATCCTTCCTCCGCCTTTGCTGGACCAGCTGTAGCAGCCCCAATAATAAACGGGATGGAGCTGTGCTAGCGTTCAGCTCAGGGTAAAGAGCAACCTGTTCACCGAGGTGGGAACAGCAGCGATGATCACAGCTCTAGAAAACCCCGAGACTCCAAAATCAAAGCCTACATAGGGCCATTTATTGCTAAAGGTcgctttaaaaaaagaactgggTGTGGGCACTGAGCTGAGAGGTGGCACGTTAAATCTCACCCaatggatggcagcagcagcgAGGTGCAGCACATCCACTCATTCCCTCCTTTGCTTTGTTGCACAGTCAGCTATCCCAATGCTTTGCCTGCAGACTAACAGCAATCAGCAAAACAGCCCAGGACAGAAACCTCTGCTGACAGTCATTTGCACAGCAGTGGTCACTTTCTGTAATGCTAAAATCCCCCCACAGGTGTTTAACAGAAACAAGAGTCAGGTGCCAGCAATAAGAAAATCACATCACAAGGTCAACAAGTAGGAAATGCAATGGGATGGTGGGGGTGGAGCCAGATGCCCTTCCAGCATCACAGCAGAGGTTTAACACTAAAGCTATGCCTGAATTGAGACACAGCCACGACCACCTGAAGGCACGTTGCTTCCCACCCCACAGAGGCACCACAGTCAGCtgttctgcatggaagaattaGGGTACAGCAGGGttccaaccaccagaccaggctgccccatccagcccagcctggtTAGCTCCGGCTGCCTCCTTCAGATCCAGAACAAAAGAACATTATGGCAACCATTCCCTTTTAAAACAAGAATACAACTTTATTGGATGGCTGATCACCCCGGGGAGCTCTGACTGCAACCCATGACTCCAAATTGCCTTCCCCCCAGGAGCACCAGGCTCCATAGACCTGCTGTGTGCCTGGGGTCTGGGAGGCATCCAGAAGACACACCTAAAGTTCAGTTCATTCATACTATTAGCTTTTATCTCTCCAGACACCTTGCAGCCCAGATatcagtgctgagcagaacCCAGCTAGCAAGATAAGGGCAGAGAGGTGACACAGCTTCTCCCCTCTTGCAAACCCACAACTCTCGAGCTCCAACAGGATGCTGCTACAAAAGTCAAGGGAAATTCACATTACAACCCCAGGGGGAAAGTCAGAACCACGATTCTGAGAGGTAAAGAAGAGAACTGATCCATATGTTGAGAACTGTATGGAGTGATGTGACACCGAGATCCACCTCAACATCACTGGAAATGAACACCAGACTCCTGTCAGCCTTGCATTCAGAATTCCTGGCCTGCAGCAAGTCAGCTCCAGGACAGGCAAAGTATCCAGAGAGGGTTCTGCTCTGTCAGccctcacacacacagcccctgaGCTTCCAAAAGCAGTGCAAGGTGAGGTGATGAGCTCCATGAGGTTCAGCACAAGTCTGCTTCCAGACTCCTGTTTGCAAGGAACAGAGGTGTGCACTGTCCAAGATCAATATCTCTTTAAATGCAAGtattaaaaggaaggaaatgtatTGCTAAAAACAATGAGGTAGAACATTGCCTCACCCTCACGTACCACAGCACATCACACCAAGAACAACCCCACTGTCCACCTATGGGCACTTCAGCCTTGTTGACGAGCTCTCATTCAAGCACGTGGTCCAGTGTTTTGTCCCATTTGAAGAGAGAACAATACTGAGTACATCTTGGCTGGGTCACACCCCTACCTGGCTCCACTGGGGAGAGGGTGAGATGTTCCAGATCAGATATTCCAAGTACACTGTGAGATAACACTGCCTCCAACACAATCACACATCAGCCAGGCTGTGCACTGTGGGCTGTGGATTGGATGgatccagcacagccccactgcaggctgtgcattTTGGGCTGGAAGAGGGAGCAGTCAgggacagcagctcagcaaacagGCCATGTTCCTTATGTTCCCACTGAAATCCCTATTTGGTCAGCTTTCCCACATTGAGTGAACATCCATCTTCCCCACGGCTTGGGGCCAATGCCACGATATCAGTTCCACACCACTTTTAGGAGCCCTTGTCACAGTTTCAGGCTCCAGCAGCTGAGCCCCCATCCACAGCCACTGTCAGTGAGCTGCCAAGTGCCCATTTGTTTTCACAGGTGCATCCGCACTCTTCAGGTGCATCCAGGAATGGTACTTTTTCAACATCTTCCTCCTAACAAAGCGGCAGATCTCAACCATGAACCCCAAGGACACGATGTACATAGCCAGGCCTCCCCCCTTGAGGATCCAGTTGGGATCTGGGGCCGTCACCATAGCATACATGATCAGAGCTCCTCCGCCAATGCGCAGCACCAGGAAGAGGAGCACGAAGCAGaaatccaccacctcccccaGGAAGGAATGGTAGAGTCCCATCTCCCTCAGGAACCAGCGGGTCTGCAGCAGAGGGTTGGTGATCTCACTGACAAACACCACTGCATTGACCTCGGTGGCAGACttgcccagccccagcaccagcaccatgCCACAGATGCTCAGCGTGTGATGGAGCAGCATCAGGTCTCCCTCTGTCTGGAAGTACAAGCACCAAAGCAGGTCGAAGATGAAGTAACCCAACGTCAGGGACAGCACGTGGATTTGGAGAGCGGTGTTTGGTGaacctgaaaggaaaaacatgcatAAACATGGCATCTCATTCAAGATATTCTTCTAGATCACTGAGCAACGCAGGTTGCAagct
This window contains:
- the LOC107324290 gene encoding TLC domain-containing protein 5-like codes for the protein MLPIALEVLGSLVVWLCLYAAFCLWNKQRSPEWNCRLVTLLHGAIATCLSGYIALWDGPWPLSHAGSPNTALQIHVLSLTLGYFIFDLLWCLYFQTEGDLMLLHHTLSICGMVLVLGLGKSATEVNAVVFVSEITNPLLQTRWFLREMGLYHSFLGEVVDFCFVLLFLVLRIGGGALIMYAMVTAPDPNWILKGGGLAMYIVSLGFMVEICRFVRRKMLKKYHSWMHLKSADAPVKTNGHLAAH